Proteins encoded in a region of the Hypanus sabinus isolate sHypSab1 chromosome 12, sHypSab1.hap1, whole genome shotgun sequence genome:
- the LOC132403111 gene encoding heterogeneous nuclear ribonucleoprotein L-like isoform X2: MTGASVAWMPGYVMMLPNKRQALVEFQDLQSAQKCVAYSRRRLVTIAGHPAYFNFSTSQRITRPGGPEDPKHINNVLFLSIQNPLYPITTDVLYTVCNACGPVLRIVIFKKNGIQALVEFDSVQSAQKAKASLNGADIYSGCCTLKIEYAKPTRLNVFKNDSESWDYTNPDLTARDERRRQGQPALLGDHPSTYGGFQANPLVLAHRMDSRASNNRPMHLYSAPDYDFVSQGKVIMIYGLNPHKMNCEKVFNLLCLYGNIEKVKFMKSMPDAAMVEMGDEFSVDRAITHLNGVEMFGKRINLCVSKQASIVPSQSYELVDGTDSYKEFANSRNNRFTNPGQAAKNRIQPPSNVLHFFNAPPCVTEEYFQEVCEECELKPFKTVKMFTGKSDRSLSGLLEWESKNDAVEALTVLNHYQMKNTNGPYPYTLKLCFSTMSHA, encoded by the exons CTATGTGATGATGTTGCCAAACAAGCGGCAAGCCCTGGTGGAATTCCAAGATTTGCAGAGTGCCCAGAAATGCGTTGCTTACTCCAGACGACGCTTAGTCACAATTGCAGGTCACCCTGCTTACTTTAATTTTTCTACCAGTCAGCGCATCACCCGTCCTGGGGGTCCTGAAGATCCAAAGCACATCAACAATGTTCTTTTTTTGTCCATCCAGAATCCTTTGTATCCAATTACAACA GATGTTCTCTACACTGTCTGCAATGCATGTGGACCAGTACTTCGTATTGTAATATTTAAGAAGAATGGGATACAAGCTCTAGTTGAAT TTGATTCAGTCCAAAGTGCCCAGAAGGCAAAAGCTTCTCTAAATGGAGCAGATATTTACTCCGGTTGCTGCACATTAAAAATTGAGTATGCCAAG CCTACTCGACTGAATGTATTCAAGAATGATAGCGAATCCTGGGACTACACTAATCCTGATTTAACTGCACGAG ATGAACGGAGGCGACAGGGACAGCCAGCCCTTCTAGGAGATCATCCCTCAACATATGGGG GTTTTCAAGCAAACCCTTTGGTACTGGCACACAGAATGGATTCTCGTGCTTCCAACAACAGGCCCATGCATCTCTACTCAGCTCCTGATTATGACTTTGTTTCCCAAGGCAAAGTTATAATGATTTATGGACTTAATCCACACAAAATGAATTGTGAAAAAGTCTTCAACCTTCTCTGTCTCTATGGCAATATTGAAAAG GTTAAGTTCATGAAGAGCATGCCAGATGCCGCCATGGTCGAAATGGGGGATGAATTTTCTGTGGATCGAGCTATTACTCATTTAAATGGTGTCGAGATGTTTGGAAAGAGAATTAATTTATG CGTCTCTAAGCAGGCATCAATTGTTCCGAGTCAGTCTTACGAGTTGGTAGATGGCACTGATAGTTACAAAGAGTTCGCCAACTCGAGGAATAATCGCTTCACCAATCCAGGGCAAGCAGCCAAAAACAGGATACAGCCCCCTTCCAATGTGCTTCATTTCTTCAATGCTCCTCCATGTGTAACAGAGGAATACTTCCAAGAG GTTTGTGAAGAGTGTGAACTGAAGCCTTTTAAAACTGTCAAGATGTTTACTGGAAAAT CTGACAGGAGTTTATCTGGCCTGTTGGAGTGGGAATCCAAAAATGATGCGGTAGAAGCACTGACAGTACTGAATCACTACCAGATGAAAAACACAA ATGGCCCGTACCCTTACACTTTGAAGCTCTGCTTTTCCACCATGTCTCATGCATGA
- the LOC132403111 gene encoding heterogeneous nuclear ribonucleoprotein L-like isoform X1, with translation MSAADYYDTGDYLDDYYESSHHPSKRLKVADSDSDFDSDDDGRLCGLDAGDHDGDRDRDRDRDRPRSQYKTAPSPVVHVRALCDSVIEADLVKGVDRFGPVSYVMMLPNKRQALVEFQDLQSAQKCVAYSRRRLVTIAGHPAYFNFSTSQRITRPGGPEDPKHINNVLFLSIQNPLYPITTDVLYTVCNACGPVLRIVIFKKNGIQALVEFDSVQSAQKAKASLNGADIYSGCCTLKIEYAKPTRLNVFKNDSESWDYTNPDLTARDERRRQGQPALLGDHPSTYGGFQANPLVLAHRMDSRASNNRPMHLYSAPDYDFVSQGKVIMIYGLNPHKMNCEKVFNLLCLYGNIEKVKFMKSMPDAAMVEMGDEFSVDRAITHLNGVEMFGKRINLCVSKQASIVPSQSYELVDGTDSYKEFANSRNNRFTNPGQAAKNRIQPPSNVLHFFNAPPCVTEEYFQEVCEECELKPFKTVKMFTGKSDRSLSGLLEWESKNDAVEALTVLNHYQMKNTNGPYPYTLKLCFSTMSHA, from the exons GATCACGATGGAGATCGGGATAGAGATAGAGATCGAGATCGACCAAGAAGCCAGTACAAGACTGCTCCATCGCCTGTAGTTCATGTCCGTGCTCTTTGTGATTCTGTCATTGAAGCTGATCTAGTAAAAGGGGTTGATCGATTTGGACCAGTAAG CTATGTGATGATGTTGCCAAACAAGCGGCAAGCCCTGGTGGAATTCCAAGATTTGCAGAGTGCCCAGAAATGCGTTGCTTACTCCAGACGACGCTTAGTCACAATTGCAGGTCACCCTGCTTACTTTAATTTTTCTACCAGTCAGCGCATCACCCGTCCTGGGGGTCCTGAAGATCCAAAGCACATCAACAATGTTCTTTTTTTGTCCATCCAGAATCCTTTGTATCCAATTACAACA GATGTTCTCTACACTGTCTGCAATGCATGTGGACCAGTACTTCGTATTGTAATATTTAAGAAGAATGGGATACAAGCTCTAGTTGAAT TTGATTCAGTCCAAAGTGCCCAGAAGGCAAAAGCTTCTCTAAATGGAGCAGATATTTACTCCGGTTGCTGCACATTAAAAATTGAGTATGCCAAG CCTACTCGACTGAATGTATTCAAGAATGATAGCGAATCCTGGGACTACACTAATCCTGATTTAACTGCACGAG ATGAACGGAGGCGACAGGGACAGCCAGCCCTTCTAGGAGATCATCCCTCAACATATGGGG GTTTTCAAGCAAACCCTTTGGTACTGGCACACAGAATGGATTCTCGTGCTTCCAACAACAGGCCCATGCATCTCTACTCAGCTCCTGATTATGACTTTGTTTCCCAAGGCAAAGTTATAATGATTTATGGACTTAATCCACACAAAATGAATTGTGAAAAAGTCTTCAACCTTCTCTGTCTCTATGGCAATATTGAAAAG GTTAAGTTCATGAAGAGCATGCCAGATGCCGCCATGGTCGAAATGGGGGATGAATTTTCTGTGGATCGAGCTATTACTCATTTAAATGGTGTCGAGATGTTTGGAAAGAGAATTAATTTATG CGTCTCTAAGCAGGCATCAATTGTTCCGAGTCAGTCTTACGAGTTGGTAGATGGCACTGATAGTTACAAAGAGTTCGCCAACTCGAGGAATAATCGCTTCACCAATCCAGGGCAAGCAGCCAAAAACAGGATACAGCCCCCTTCCAATGTGCTTCATTTCTTCAATGCTCCTCCATGTGTAACAGAGGAATACTTCCAAGAG GTTTGTGAAGAGTGTGAACTGAAGCCTTTTAAAACTGTCAAGATGTTTACTGGAAAAT CTGACAGGAGTTTATCTGGCCTGTTGGAGTGGGAATCCAAAAATGATGCGGTAGAAGCACTGACAGTACTGAATCACTACCAGATGAAAAACACAA ATGGCCCGTACCCTTACACTTTGAAGCTCTGCTTTTCCACCATGTCTCATGCATGA